A DNA window from Gemmatimonadaceae bacterium contains the following coding sequences:
- a CDS encoding aldo/keto reductase — protein MRYTTLGTAGMSVSRICLGCMTYGTSAWRPWVLDEAEARPFFKKAVEAGITFFDTADMYSLGVSEEVTGRALREYARLEEIVIATKVFHAMGPGQNMAGLSRKHIVQACEASLKRLGIETIDLYQIHRFDPKTPIEETLAALDHLVQSGKVRYIGASSGWAWQFAKALSTSDAKGFARFATMQNHYNLLYREEEREMIPLCLAEGVGALPWSPLARGLLAGTRRSITDRSASTRAETDTYGHTLYEDENDWAIVEAVRTVAEGRGIPMAQVALAWLLSKPVVTAPIVGASKLAQLDDAIAAVDVVLSAEEIALLEAPYRPHAVRGHS, from the coding sequence ATGCGCTACACGACCCTCGGCACCGCCGGGATGTCCGTCTCCCGGATCTGCCTCGGCTGCATGACCTACGGCACCTCCGCCTGGCGCCCCTGGGTGCTCGACGAGGCCGAGGCCCGTCCCTTCTTCAAGAAGGCCGTCGAAGCCGGCATCACCTTCTTCGATACCGCCGACATGTACTCGCTGGGAGTGAGCGAGGAGGTCACCGGGCGCGCCCTCCGCGAGTACGCCCGGCTCGAGGAGATCGTGATCGCCACCAAGGTGTTCCACGCCATGGGACCTGGACAGAACATGGCCGGCCTGTCGCGGAAGCACATCGTGCAGGCGTGCGAAGCGAGCCTCAAGCGGCTCGGCATCGAGACGATCGACCTCTACCAGATCCATCGCTTCGACCCCAAGACGCCGATCGAGGAAACGCTCGCCGCGCTCGATCATCTCGTGCAGAGCGGCAAGGTGCGCTACATCGGCGCGAGCTCGGGGTGGGCGTGGCAGTTCGCGAAAGCGCTCAGCACGAGCGACGCGAAGGGCTTTGCGCGCTTCGCCACGATGCAGAACCACTACAACCTCCTCTACCGCGAAGAGGAGCGGGAAATGATTCCGCTCTGCCTCGCCGAGGGGGTCGGTGCCCTCCCGTGGTCACCGCTCGCGCGGGGCCTGCTGGCCGGTACCCGTCGCTCGATCACCGACCGCAGCGCCAGCACGCGCGCCGAGACGGACACCTACGGGCACACGTTGTACGAAGACGAGAACGACTGGGCGATCGTCGAAGCCGTGCGCACCGTTGCCGAAGGACGCGGCATCCCGATGGCGCAGGTCGCGCTGGCGTGGCTGCTCTCGAAGCCCGTCGTCACGGCGCCGATCGTGGGCGCCTCCAAGCTGGCGCAGCTCGATGATGCCATCGCGGCGGTGGATGTGGTGCTGAGCGCTGAGGAGATTGCACTGCTCGAGGCGCCGTATCGGCCACACGC